The Planctomycetota bacterium genome has a window encoding:
- a CDS encoding sulfite exporter TauE/SafE family protein has protein sequence MSLPGFIHVPEGVAPWWFVTALLLAAAIQGMAKSGFGGGIGILAVPLVANVLPPGEAIGVLLPMLIVGDIFASYVHRRSVDWPTLRPVLGGSLLGILVGTGILIWLGTADQLTAALNLLVGGICLLMVLVQAWRLAGKPLPRVRPTRRNGTLVGSAVGVASTLAHSAGPVAAIYFLEIKLDKAKLVATAAWLFFLVNLLKLPTYLGLGLINPSTLLQSLWAAAGIPIGSVLGLWLHKRIPEKPFFAIVYFAAAVAAGRMIWKAIGV, from the coding sequence GCCGCGATCCAGGGCATGGCCAAGAGCGGCTTCGGCGGCGGCATCGGAATCCTTGCGGTGCCGCTGGTCGCCAACGTCCTACCGCCGGGCGAGGCGATCGGCGTGCTCCTGCCGATGCTCATCGTCGGCGACATCTTCGCGAGCTACGTCCACCGCCGCAGCGTCGACTGGCCGACACTGCGGCCGGTACTCGGCGGCAGCCTCCTGGGCATTCTGGTTGGAACCGGCATCCTGATCTGGCTCGGAACCGCCGACCAGCTGACGGCCGCACTCAACCTGCTCGTCGGCGGCATCTGCCTGTTGATGGTGCTCGTCCAGGCGTGGCGGCTCGCCGGCAAACCGCTGCCGCGGGTCCGGCCGACGCGTCGCAACGGCACGCTCGTCGGCTCGGCCGTCGGCGTCGCCAGCACACTTGCTCACTCGGCCGGCCCGGTGGCTGCGATCTACTTCCTCGAAATCAAGCTCGACAAAGCCAAGCTCGTCGCAACGGCCGCTTGGCTCTTCTTCCTTGTCAACCTGCTGAAGCTGCCGACTTACCTCGGCCTCGGTCTGATCAACCCCTCGACACTCCTCCAAAGCCTCTGGGCCGCCGCCGGCATTCCGATCGGCTCGGTCCTCGGGCTCTGGCTGCACAAGCGCATTCCGGAAAAGCCCTTCTTCGCCATCGTCTACTTCGCCGCCGCCGTGGCCGCGGGGCGGATGATCTGGAAGGCGATCGGCGTCTGA
- a CDS encoding ABC transporter ATP-binding protein: MRFVGLTCHYGLRPVLSDLDLDIHAGQVTAVMAPNGVGKSTLLNAAAGLVPSWRGFVEIEGHRRRDTEESELACRRASVHLAANPWLPQQLTPREWIVTCGRLWEVDDRRLLPHTASLLDLFDLDDGEKSIRSCSTGQKHKVALAGALVTETPILLLDEPFGGGLDPSGILVLKRLLADAAHAKGRCVLLASPVPETLEDLADRVVVLAKGTDDAVEIVGDGTPAQLREQTESTSLAEAYEALVRPDTAAKLDAYLEASP, from the coding sequence GTGAGATTCGTCGGCCTGACCTGCCACTACGGCCTTCGTCCAGTCTTGAGCGATCTCGATCTTGACATCCATGCGGGCCAAGTGACGGCTGTGATGGCTCCAAATGGTGTCGGGAAGTCAACGCTTCTGAACGCGGCAGCGGGACTGGTACCAAGCTGGCGTGGCTTCGTCGAAATCGAGGGGCACCGGCGTCGAGACACGGAAGAGAGCGAACTCGCCTGCCGACGGGCGAGCGTCCACCTTGCTGCGAATCCGTGGCTCCCGCAGCAGCTCACACCTCGCGAGTGGATCGTCACCTGTGGCCGACTCTGGGAAGTCGATGACCGCCGGCTGCTTCCGCATACCGCTTCTCTGCTTGATCTCTTCGATTTGGACGACGGCGAGAAATCGATCAGATCATGCTCGACAGGGCAGAAGCACAAGGTTGCACTGGCCGGGGCACTCGTGACCGAGACGCCGATTCTGCTGTTGGATGAGCCATTCGGAGGCGGGCTCGATCCGTCAGGGATTCTCGTTCTGAAGCGGCTTCTCGCCGACGCAGCTCATGCAAAAGGGCGGTGCGTCCTGCTTGCATCACCTGTGCCTGAGACATTGGAGGACTTGGCTGATCGGGTCGTCGTGCTGGCCAAGGGCACCGACGATGCCGTTGAAATCGTCGGTGACGGCACGCCGGCTCAACTCAGAGAGCAGACAGAAAGCACCTCGCTCGCCGAAGCCTACGAAGCCTTGGTTCGACCGGATACGGCCGCAAAGCTGGATGCTTATCTGGAGGCAAGTCCGTGA